The Caldalkalibacillus salinus nucleotide sequence TTTAAAGATGTTGAGAGGGACAGGCGTTCGCCTGAGAGCAGCTGAGCATGATTACGTCTATATGGACCAGGCTCCATATGAAATCTTAAGTAACAACGTCCTACCTTTTGAGGATATTGTTCGCATTAAGCGTGTAGAGGATGTGCTTGAGAAGTACTGGAATGACCACAGAATGGATCATACTATTCAATATATCACCCAACAGACCTTCTCCTCCCCCTTTGATTTCTTCCAATCCTTTGGCGATTACTGGGAGGAAAAAGGTTGGTCCAAGATCGGTCATCAATTAGAGCATCTTTTTCAACGGCTAGACGACTTTCTTTTCACATCGAATGTACCACAGTATGATTTTATCAAAAGCTTGATGAAGTACGATTTCTTTATGCACCATAAGCACAAGCCACGAAAAATATGGTGGCACCATGAGATGGATAAGAGCACAAGAAAACAACTGATCCGTGCCATATCTGAAAATCCTGAGCATTGTGCTCAAGGGTTACAGAGATTAGAGTTAAATGAACAAGCCTTGCAAAAACATACTATGATGGATATTATCCCTTATGATCTCGGTCAATATTTCAAAACGGGTCAAATTCAGCAAAGTGCCACTTGCCTGATGGTCTATTACAACCCTAAGACACAACAACCGACGTCTTTCTTCTTCCCTGTTTCAGAGCCTCTAATTGGAACAGCTTAGTTCGCAACGAGCAGTGACCGATCATCGTTCACATCACTATACAAAAAAGACAGCTATGCTATAGTAGCTGTCCTTTTGTGCTTGGTCATAAGTTTATGTACATATGTATATAAAAAAGAGGCCTCCCATGGGGTCATGAGAGGTTACCAAAAACAATTCATTGTAGACGGCAACCTGGCAATCATAGTCTGTAATAGACCGTAGACCCATGGCTTTGCGACACTCCCTTTCGGAAGTTGTGCCCTTTTCATTTTGACATTAGAATGGGTATGGGTAATGGGATGGAGTCAATACTTATCATAACCTATACTTTGTCTTTTGTATAGTCCTGTTTTTTCGACAGGATCTGCCATTTTGTCGAGTACGTCTTTTTATACAGTTTGATTAAAATAATTTTATCAATCATTTCGTATGATAAGATAAACGATTAATCCCAGTACCGGAAACGCAATGGTCCCCACCAAAACAATGATGGCGAACTCTTTACTATTCCCTTTCCTTAATGAATCCCGATAGGCCCAAATGCTCGTCACAATGTTTAATATAAATAAAAATAAGAGGCCTATTAGAATACCACTGAACATCATGACCCCTGGAAAAAATTCATACATCATTTTGTTTATTCCTCTCCTCTCCCTGAACGTACCATGTTTGCTATGTACACGACCAGATTCATGCACGACCTTATAAACATGTCACTCATCATTTTAGCACATTCAATACATCATACGTGCTCATCACAGAAGAGTTTCAGTCACTTTGGTTAACATTCATCAGAACAGTGGTAACTGGTCGAGATTATTTGACGGATCTCCATCCGCATTACTACGCAAATGGGGTGCTCCGTCCCTTCCTGTAAATACGTTTGCGCCTTGAATTTGTCCCTCCATGACCGCTTGTTGTGCATCTTTGTAATGCAATGTACGTCCCTGACTCGTTTTAAGTTCAACAATGTCGCCGTCCTCATTTTTTCGTACAGCAACAAAGTGTTCTTCTTGTCGATCCTGACCTGTGTTTCCTTGGTTTTGGTCCAAACCTGAACCCTCCTTTGGTTTATATTTACGCATTATTGTACCCTTTTTTACTTATGTCATAAGTGATGGTTTGGTCTGCATATCTTTGGCGTTGCCACAGCGTGAATGCAACGGGGCACATTGATTTAAACTAGGTCTAAACCGAAGGGGGTGACAAACATGACACGTAAAAGATTACTTGTACCTGAAGCACGCCAAGGCATGGACCTGCTTAAGGCAAGGGTCATGAGAGAAAACGGGTATACCACGCAGTCTCCAGAACAGGTCAAGTATGAGGTAGCCCAAGAAAAGAATATCGCACTTAAGAAGGGGTATAATGGCCAGCTGACTTCAGCCGAGGCGGGCCAAGTAGGGGGGCCAATCGGTGGCCATATGGTAAAAGAACTCGTGCGAATGGCGCAGGAAAACATCGTTAAGGATAATCAATAATGGTTCGCGTCAAGTGCGGGGTAACCCTCCAGCACATCTCTTCATGTCGCACTTCTGCGTTCACCCAGCTTTTATCATGGAAAGCAAAGCTGTTTAATGCAGCGTCTAAATCAATCAAAAAATCACCCTCCTGTTGGGGATGCCAACCGAAGGGTGATGGATTGCATTTCATGCTTGATGCTATTTATCTGATTTAAGGTTGTTGGTTGAGTGCTTCGTACACATCGACTAAACCATGACCGAATGCTTCGTCATGCCCGTTCTTCCCTAAATCTTCAGCCGTTTGTTTCAAATGTGTGATCACTCTAGCTGGAGACGTCTCGGGGTATGCTGATTTAACCATACCCACTGCCGCCGTCACTTTTGGCGCAGCCATACTTGTCCCGATCGCCCATCCGTAGGATCCTTGCTCCACGGGTACTGTACTCAAGGCTTGCGCTTCTTCATCAATAAGAGATACATCTTCTTCTGGGTTAGGCCATTCCGGTCCTAAGTCACCACCTGGGGCACCCAAATCAACGTTTGAGGAGCCATAGTTGGAGTAATAGGCAAGTGTATCTCTATTAGTAGTTGAAGACACGCTAATGACCCAAGGAATATCTGTAAAAGTATCAAAGAGTGGGCCATAGATTTTGCCCTCACCCGGTTCTGTATGAGAGGCCTTGCCTAAATCCATAGCGCTATTACCATTTGCACCGACAATAATCATGCCTTTGTTCTGGGCGTACTTGACCGCTCTCTTAGCGGATTGATGAAGGAGACGAGATTGTTCGTCCGTCATCGTGCTATACGTACCTAGGCTTAAGTTAATGACATCCACCCCATCATCAGCGGCTGTTGTAATCGCATCTAAAATACCTGCCCAAGACATGCGGCCTTCACTGTTGGACACACGATAGGACGCTATACCTAACCCAGGACCGACCCCTTTGACACTGCCATTGGCCGCAATTGCACCTGCCACATGAGTCCCGTGCATACCACTATCGGTGTAGGCATCCTCTTCTGTCGCCTCTGGGAAAAAGGTTTTACCATATAATAAGTTGGGTTGTAAATCAGGGTGACTAAAATCAATCCCTGAATCTACCACACCGACAACGACGTCATGGTTTCCTTGATTGATGTCCCAAGCAGCACCATGAGCCGTGACACGCTGAATATCCCACTGATATTCTTCATATAGGTTAGCATCCTGATTGTCGTCAGTATTCAAATCTCTATCCGCTTGGATCCATGCGTCATGTGCACGAATATCAACATGGCGATTAGCCTGCTGTACGCCACTCATATTTTGCACATGTGTCATAAACTGCTCATCCGATGACTTAACATGTAAGACCCCAACTTCGCGAGCTTCGTAGATGATGTCGGCTCCTTGTGTGATATCATGAACGACCTCATCGTAAGAAGCGTTCTCCTTCACGAGTACGATGTATTCTTGTTCCTCTTCTCCTAAGGCCACACCTTGGTAGCCAAGTACTGTAAACGCGAGCGCCAGTACCAGACCGATCATCCAAAAACGTTTCATATTGTTTCCCCCTACATTTTTAATGATTGATATTGATTAACAAACCTGTTAAACATTGCTGATTAACACATACTCTTAGTGAAAAATAGCGTTAGATAGCCAACGGTATAGATAATCTGTATGATCTCTAAAACTAGGTTCTAAACCGATGAGGGTGACATCTTGATCGTTATGCTTAACCACAACAGGTTGGCCTTGAGCCGCTTCTCGATTTCTCCAATGACCAGAAGCAAAGAAGTTCTCCTGATCAGCATAACGGGCGACAATTGTGACATCACTTTGTTCAACGTCATTAAACCAAATCGGTCTATAAACAAAGCCGATGTCTTCAGCGTTATAGCCAGAGGATAAGATGTCATCCTCAATGTCGAGATGGACAATCCCGTTACTATTCGCTTGTCCCAAAGAATAGGACACATCGGTAAGGTCGAGTTGAGCGGTTGCATGAGTCGCTAGTGCACCTACAGCAATATATTGACCACCGTCTTGTACAAAAGTATGGACATTGTCTTTAAATGCTTCAAATTGTTGCTCGTTCTCAAGACCAAACGGCGCGTTCGCCTCAGAAAGGTTTGTGGAAATGAGTTGTGATGTGCCACTGTAAACAAATACGTCAAATTCACTTAAGATACCATTTGCCACTTCCCGCGGATGCAGCTCGGCCACACTAAAACCTAATCTTTCTAAAGCGAGTCTTGTACCGGCATGCGTTTGTTGTTTGTTCATACCGCCGTCTTCTAAGATAGCCACACGCAGGGTCTCTAATCTATTCACATCTTCTGGTAATTCAGTTGTCTGAAGACGTAAACCTGCCTCGCTGACTGCTTGTTGCAATGATGAACCACGTTCGGCTTCAACATAGAACTGTCCTTTGTCATCCTTGTACACATCGATGCCTTGCATCAGTAGATCATTCACCAATTGAACGGATGCCACAGAATCGTTTGGAATCATATAAGGTCCCTTACCCTCTAAAGCTCCCTTCTCCTGTACTTGTTGAACAGGAGAAGTCTTGACATCAAATGAAGTCTGAATAGGGATGGCATCAAAACCCCATAAAAGAGGTAAGCTCCATGATGAAATATCATACATTGATGGCGCATCGTCGCTGATATCTTCCCCTTCCCACAGCATGGTGTTGATCAATCCCGCTTTCGCTTGTTGTAGACTGACAACGTACGTCCCTTGCGGATACGTTTGACCACCTGCCTCAAACGACTGTACGGCACGTTCGACCTGTATGTCATTACGTATTAAGTGCTTGACAGCCTTATGGGTTACCGTTGGATCAGCGTCGTCTACAGGCAAGACGTAAGCTTCAGGGAAAAAGCCTTCAGGATGAGAAGGATGGTCAAACTGAATGCCACGCTTGAACATTTCGATTTGGTCCACAAGCATGTCCTGTTTGTTCTCAGTGGCAAACTTTAACGCACCCATTGTCGCGTCATACGTCCAGCGTACACCGTCCCAATCGTTGGTTGGTGCTTCAAGTGTATAGCCGTATGCGCCATGGTACATGGCATACATGGGCGTAAATATCGGTGGATAATCATCCCAGCCCGAGGAGCCATCTCGATAAGGGATATAAGAACCCGTCATTTCCTGATAATCTTGGCTTTCATAAGCGTCTCTGTGGCTTACGATTTCAGATTCCATCGCTTCTGCCTGATCCTCGGCCCACTTAATAAATAAATCATACTGATAGTTAGGGTTATGGGGTGGGGTACAAGGCTCGATGAGACCGAGTTGGCCTGGATACCAATCGGAATAATCAACATAACCGTGAAGATCTAAAAAGACCATCGGTTGCCACTCCGTTATTAAATCGACCATCTGTTGGGTCTCTGGCTGAGATTGCGTGATAAAGTCACGGTTCAGGTCTATGCCATTTCCATTAAAACGGGTGGCCATGACACGCCCGTCTGGATTTGCAACGACATTAAAGATAAGAATGTTATCCTCTAAGATATTCGTCGTCTCCACATCGTCATTAAATGCGAATCTTTCAATCAACTGGAGTACGGCGTCCGTGCCAACAAATTCCGTACCATGAATAGAGCCGTTAATCATGACCGGGACTTTAAAATCCGGATTAGCGTCTACCCAATCCTGAGCTTTTTCAGGGTTATTGAACATTTGTTGTCTGAGTGCTTTATGTTTACCTAAACGTCCATTTTCACTAGGTTCTGAGATCGTCACTACGTACATTGGCCGCCCCTCGCTAGACGTCCCTCTTTCTTCTAGTTGTACACGAGGACTTTGGGCGTATTGCTTTAACTTTTCTTCAATCTCTGAGTACTTGACGAAATCATAGTGTTCTGAGTTAAATGGACTTCTGTCAGCTTCCTCCTCGTTTATGTTGACATACTTCCAGGATGGTTGCTGATTCGGGGCTTGTCCCTGTTCAGCGACAACCGAAGGCAGTGAAGCTGTGCTAGCCAAGCCAATGGCTAACATACTAGCGATGACTTGTTTTTTCATCTTTCCTCCCCCTTTAAAATGTTTTACATAGCTTTTTGTCCCGCGTGGCATGGTGTATGTACGTTCTTGGTCCATACTTCCATGCTCAACGTCTTGAGGTGGGTAATTATTTAGTAAAGTGAATAATTAGTCACTCTAAATCATTATATCAGAAACGGAATCGTTGTTGTTAAAAAATGTTGTGAATTGATCTGTCTACATCAGAAAACACTAATATAGCCCTATTCACTAGCGTGTCAATGGTTCTTTGTTACACTCATTTCTATTTTATATGATTTTTTTAGATAAGGGACGACAATCTACACATATATGTTGACATAAATCTTAGGAGGCATGAATATGCACAGTATGAAAATAAAGCAAAACCAGCAAAACAAAAGCGATCAACACGAATTCATGAAAAAATATGTCTTGTTAGTCATTTTGATTCCTTTATTCCTGTTCTTAAGCCCTGGCTTCGAATCGGTTGGATATGCTCACTCGAACCAACCCATTAACTGGGGTTTTAAGAGAAGCACTGACCATCAACCACCTTCAGCAGGGCAAGAATATGAACAACTATTAGCGGAGCATAACGCTTTTTATCTAGGCGATACGGACAAAAAAGACATCTATCTTACATTTGACAATGGTTACGAAAATGGGTTCACAGACGACATTTTAGATGTACTAAAAGAAAAAGACGTACCAGCCACTTTTTTTGTCACAGGTC carries:
- a CDS encoding M14 family zinc carboxypeptidase — translated: MKKQVIASMLAIGLASTASLPSVVAEQGQAPNQQPSWKYVNINEEEADRSPFNSEHYDFVKYSEIEEKLKQYAQSPRVQLEERGTSSEGRPMYVVTISEPSENGRLGKHKALRQQMFNNPEKAQDWVDANPDFKVPVMINGSIHGTEFVGTDAVLQLIERFAFNDDVETTNILEDNILIFNVVANPDGRVMATRFNGNGIDLNRDFITQSQPETQQMVDLITEWQPMVFLDLHGYVDYSDWYPGQLGLIEPCTPPHNPNYQYDLFIKWAEDQAEAMESEIVSHRDAYESQDYQEMTGSYIPYRDGSSGWDDYPPIFTPMYAMYHGAYGYTLEAPTNDWDGVRWTYDATMGALKFATENKQDMLVDQIEMFKRGIQFDHPSHPEGFFPEAYVLPVDDADPTVTHKAVKHLIRNDIQVERAVQSFEAGGQTYPQGTYVVSLQQAKAGLINTMLWEGEDISDDAPSMYDISSWSLPLLWGFDAIPIQTSFDVKTSPVQQVQEKGALEGKGPYMIPNDSVASVQLVNDLLMQGIDVYKDDKGQFYVEAERGSSLQQAVSEAGLRLQTTELPEDVNRLETLRVAILEDGGMNKQQTHAGTRLALERLGFSVAELHPREVANGILSEFDVFVYSGTSQLISTNLSEANAPFGLENEQQFEAFKDNVHTFVQDGGQYIAVGALATHATAQLDLTDVSYSLGQANSNGIVHLDIEDDILSSGYNAEDIGFVYRPIWFNDVEQSDVTIVARYADQENFFASGHWRNREAAQGQPVVVKHNDQDVTLIGLEPSFRDHTDYLYRWLSNAIFH
- a CDS encoding DUF3892 domain-containing protein — translated: MDQNQGNTGQDRQEEHFVAVRKNEDGDIVELKTSQGRTLHYKDAQQAVMEGQIQGANVFTGRDGAPHLRSNADGDPSNNLDQLPLF
- a CDS encoding alpha/beta-type small acid-soluble spore protein codes for the protein MTRKRLLVPEARQGMDLLKARVMRENGYTTQSPEQVKYEVAQEKNIALKKGYNGQLTSAEAGQVGGPIGGHMVKELVRMAQENIVKDNQ
- a CDS encoding PLDc N-terminal domain-containing protein, whose protein sequence is MYEFFPGVMMFSGILIGLLFLFILNIVTSIWAYRDSLRKGNSKEFAIIVLVGTIAFPVLGLIVYLIIRND
- a CDS encoding S8 family serine peptidase, with amino-acid sequence MKRFWMIGLVLALAFTVLGYQGVALGEEEQEYIVLVKENASYDEVVHDITQGADIIYEAREVGVLHVKSSDEQFMTHVQNMSGVQQANRHVDIRAHDAWIQADRDLNTDDNQDANLYEEYQWDIQRVTAHGAAWDINQGNHDVVVGVVDSGIDFSHPDLQPNLLYGKTFFPEATEEDAYTDSGMHGTHVAGAIAANGSVKGVGPGLGIASYRVSNSEGRMSWAGILDAITTAADDGVDVINLSLGTYSTMTDEQSRLLHQSAKRAVKYAQNKGMIIVGANGNSAMDLGKASHTEPGEGKIYGPLFDTFTDIPWVISVSSTTNRDTLAYYSNYGSSNVDLGAPGGDLGPEWPNPEEDVSLIDEEAQALSTVPVEQGSYGWAIGTSMAAPKVTAAVGMVKSAYPETSPARVITHLKQTAEDLGKNGHDEAFGHGLVDVYEALNQQP